The following are encoded in a window of Bacillus sp. SORGH_AS_0510 genomic DNA:
- a CDS encoding bifunctional 3-deoxy-7-phosphoheptulonate synthase/chorismate mutase, whose protein sequence is MGKKIELDQLRARVDELNLELLRLINERAQLVQEIGRVKENQGVYRYDPVRERKMLDIIKEHNDGPFDNSTIDHIFKEIFKAGLDLQKDDHEKALLVSRKKKPENTIVTLKGENVGDGKPHFVFGPCAVESYEQVATVAKAMKEKGLKLLRGGAYKPRTSPYDFQGLGVEGLKILKRVADEYDMAVISEIVNPADLEMASDYIDVIQIGARNMQNFELLKAAGSLKKPVLLKRGIAATIEEFINAAEYIMAQGNGQIILCERGIRTYERATRNTLDISAVPILKQETHLPVMVDVTHSTGRRDLLLPAAKAAIAIGADGVMAEVHPDPAVALSDQKQQMDLDQFNHFYNELLASNFVRI, encoded by the coding sequence ATGGGCAAAAAAATTGAATTGGACCAATTGAGAGCACGTGTAGATGAATTAAACTTGGAATTGTTGAGGCTAATTAATGAAAGAGCTCAACTCGTCCAAGAAATTGGACGGGTGAAAGAAAATCAAGGTGTTTACCGTTACGATCCAGTCCGTGAGAGAAAAATGCTTGATATTATTAAAGAGCATAACGATGGCCCGTTTGATAACTCAACCATCGATCATATTTTTAAGGAAATTTTTAAGGCGGGATTAGATCTACAAAAAGATGACCATGAAAAAGCCCTGCTTGTCTCCAGAAAGAAGAAGCCTGAAAATACGATTGTTACCCTTAAAGGTGAAAACGTTGGGGACGGAAAGCCTCATTTTGTATTTGGACCATGTGCAGTTGAATCATACGAGCAGGTAGCTACTGTGGCTAAAGCTATGAAGGAAAAAGGCTTAAAGCTACTTCGCGGTGGTGCTTATAAGCCGAGAACCTCTCCTTACGATTTCCAAGGTCTAGGAGTTGAAGGCTTGAAAATCTTAAAGCGTGTCGCTGATGAATATGATATGGCTGTGATTAGTGAGATTGTAAACCCGGCTGATCTTGAAATGGCTTCAGACTATATCGACGTCATCCAAATTGGCGCCCGAAACATGCAGAACTTTGAATTGTTAAAAGCAGCAGGTTCATTGAAAAAACCTGTATTGTTAAAGAGAGGAATTGCAGCAACGATAGAAGAGTTTATCAATGCGGCTGAATACATCATGGCACAAGGAAATGGCCAAATCATTCTATGTGAACGTGGTATTCGAACGTACGAACGAGCAACTAGAAACACACTTGATATCTCAGCGGTGCCAATTCTGAAGCAAGAAACACACTTACCAGTAATGGTCGATGTTACACACTCAACGGGTAGAAGAGATTTACTTTTACCTGCTGCCAAGGCTGCAATTGCAATTGGTGCAGATGGAGTCATGGCTGAGGTTCACCCAGACCCAGCTGTTGCTCTCTCCGACCAAAAGCAGCAAATGGATCTTGACCAATTCAATCACTTCTATAATGAATTACTTGCATCAAACTTTGTACGGATTTAA
- the ytxJ gene encoding bacillithiol system redox-active protein YtxJ has protein sequence MLEKIDSIEQFNELVNKESRFYLLKHSLTCPISHAAYKEYEKYANENQNVPTYFLAVQDSRPLSNEIAERFEIKHESPQAILFSNGQPVWNASHWKITNKALLNASSVTQ, from the coding sequence ATGCTAGAAAAAATTGATTCAATTGAACAATTTAATGAATTAGTGAACAAAGAAAGTAGATTCTACTTGTTAAAGCACAGCCTAACCTGTCCTATTAGCCATGCTGCATACAAAGAATACGAAAAGTATGCTAATGAAAATCAAAATGTACCCACATATTTCTTAGCGGTTCAAGATTCTCGTCCATTATCCAATGAAATCGCAGAAAGATTTGAAATAAAGCATGAATCACCGCAAGCAATCCTATTTTCAAATGGACAACCAGTATGGAATGCTTCCCATTGGAAAATAACCAATAAGGCATTGCTCAATGCAAGCAGTGTAACTCAATAA
- a CDS encoding acetoin utilization protein AcuC produces the protein MSDRCSFVFSEELLNYKFSSNHPFNQFRLTLTVDLLEKMNALSANDVIAPKMATDDELALIHDRSYIDAVKKAGHGELSKEVAENYGLGTEDTPIFPNMHEASALLVGGTLRAVDQVMTGKSLHALHLGGGLHHGFRGKASGFCVYNDSSVAIKYLQEKYNARVLYVDTDAHHGDGVQWSFYDDPNVCTLSIHETGRYLFPGTGNINERGQGAGYGYSFNIPVDAFTEDDSWLHAYTTAIKEVAEFFKPDVILTQNGADSHYFDPLTHLSATMKIYREIPRIAHEIAHQYCNGKWIAVGGGGYDIWRVVPRAWALIWMEMTENSNCSANLPAAWIDKWQKESPVTLPNEWDDPEDLYTPIPRKAEITEKNQITLEKALYPIRSHRKSGKGLPS, from the coding sequence ATGAGTGATCGATGTTCCTTCGTATTTTCAGAAGAACTGTTAAATTATAAGTTCAGCAGTAACCATCCTTTTAACCAATTCCGGCTTACACTTACCGTTGACTTATTAGAAAAAATGAATGCACTGTCCGCTAATGATGTCATTGCACCTAAAATGGCAACAGATGATGAGTTAGCCCTTATACATGATCGTAGTTACATAGATGCAGTTAAGAAAGCTGGACATGGAGAACTATCTAAAGAAGTGGCAGAAAATTATGGGCTAGGTACAGAAGATACCCCGATATTCCCAAACATGCATGAGGCAAGTGCTCTTTTAGTAGGTGGAACACTAAGGGCAGTCGATCAAGTAATGACAGGCAAGTCTCTCCATGCCCTGCATCTTGGAGGTGGTTTGCATCACGGGTTCCGAGGAAAAGCCTCTGGATTTTGCGTATATAACGATAGTTCTGTGGCCATAAAGTACTTGCAAGAAAAATATAATGCCCGTGTTTTATATGTGGATACTGACGCACACCATGGAGATGGTGTCCAATGGTCTTTTTACGATGACCCTAATGTATGTACACTTTCTATTCACGAAACAGGCCGATATTTGTTTCCTGGAACCGGGAATATAAATGAAAGAGGTCAGGGAGCAGGCTATGGCTATTCTTTTAACATCCCTGTTGATGCCTTTACAGAGGACGATTCCTGGCTGCACGCTTATACAACCGCTATTAAAGAAGTCGCAGAATTTTTTAAGCCCGATGTTATACTTACACAAAATGGAGCAGATTCGCATTATTTTGATCCACTCACTCATTTATCAGCCACAATGAAAATTTATCGTGAGATTCCTAGGATTGCACATGAAATTGCCCATCAATATTGTAATGGAAAATGGATTGCAGTAGGTGGCGGTGGATATGATATTTGGCGAGTGGTTCCAAGAGCATGGGCTCTCATTTGGATGGAGATGACTGAAAACTCGAATTGTTCCGCCAATCTGCCAGCAGCTTGGATCGATAAGTGGCAAAAGGAATCTCCCGTTACCTTGCCAAATGAATGGGACGACCCTGAAGATTTATATACACCTATTCCAAGAAAAGCTGAAATTACAGAAAAGAACCAAATAACATTAGAAAAGGCACTGTATCCTATACGTAGTCATCGAAAAAGCGGAAAGGGCCTGCCATCATAA
- a CDS encoding acetoin utilization AcuB family protein, producing the protein MIVEEIMKTDIATLSPTDTIADAMKLMETKKIRHIPIINSQRQLVGLVTVANIREATPSIFRANEHPEDLKKPLETIMECDIITGHPLDFVEEVAGLFYEHKISCIPIINECKLVGIVTETDLLRTLVELTGAHQPGSQIEIKVPNLTGILSDITNVIKNRKANILSVLVYPDKTDEHFKILVLRVQTMNPTALIQDLKQAGHHVLWPNLPGISI; encoded by the coding sequence TTGATAGTGGAAGAAATAATGAAAACAGACATTGCTACACTTTCTCCAACAGACACCATTGCTGATGCTATGAAATTAATGGAAACAAAGAAAATTCGCCATATACCAATTATTAATAGCCAAAGACAATTGGTTGGATTAGTCACTGTCGCCAATATAAGAGAGGCAACCCCTTCTATTTTTCGTGCAAATGAACATCCAGAGGACCTAAAAAAACCGCTTGAGACTATTATGGAATGCGATATAATTACTGGGCATCCGCTTGATTTTGTCGAAGAAGTGGCCGGCCTATTTTATGAACATAAAATTAGCTGTATTCCTATCATAAATGAATGTAAACTTGTTGGAATTGTAACAGAAACAGACCTATTAAGAACCTTGGTCGAGTTAACAGGAGCCCACCAGCCCGGATCTCAAATTGAAATAAAGGTTCCAAACCTCACTGGAATTCTCAGCGATATTACAAACGTTATTAAAAATAGAAAGGCTAACATTCTGAGTGTTCTCGTTTATCCTGACAAGACTGATGAACATTTTAAAATCCTTGTGCTTAGAGTTCAAACCATGAACCCAACTGCCCTTATTCAGGATTTAAAGCAAGCTGGACATCATGTACTATGGCCAAACCTACCGGGGATATCCATATGA
- a CDS encoding YtxH domain-containing protein — MSNREYESRESNQNRNDESSSGFILGALIGGMVGAAAALLFAPKSGKELRKTLTEQAGPILDKTGQLRENVANKSSELASKTASLSQGIVLQSSELVNKVKGKSVPKEESDPTYISLQQGNKKAGSEKPAEAGHLNSDDIRKKLEEAQKAFDEEENKVKL, encoded by the coding sequence ATGTCTAACAGAGAATATGAATCAAGAGAATCAAATCAAAACAGAAATGACGAATCTTCCAGCGGCTTTATTTTAGGAGCGTTAATTGGTGGGATGGTGGGAGCTGCTGCAGCATTACTATTTGCTCCTAAGTCAGGCAAAGAACTCCGTAAGACATTAACGGAACAAGCTGGGCCTATTTTGGATAAGACAGGTCAACTACGGGAAAATGTAGCCAATAAAAGTAGTGAGTTAGCATCCAAAACAGCCTCGCTTTCTCAAGGCATTGTCCTACAATCTTCCGAGCTGGTGAATAAAGTGAAGGGTAAGTCCGTTCCAAAAGAGGAATCTGATCCAACTTATATCTCACTTCAACAGGGAAATAAGAAAGCAGGTTCCGAAAAGCCTGCTGAAGCAGGGCATCTAAATAGTGACGATATTCGAAAAAAATTAGAGGAAGCACAAAAGGCTTTTGATGAAGAGGAAAACAAAGTAAAACTTTAA
- a CDS encoding DUF1444 domain-containing protein, translated as MKMDSKKMRRELETRLAKQERAISYDRDKDTLRIESKATGKGITVSLPGIIAKWHAEKEKAIDEVVYYVSEGLQAMEDTVQLTDHEKNIFPVIRSTSFPKESEEGNPFLSDEHTAETKIYYAYDMGKTYRLIDRRTMEREGWEANRIKEIALFNARSLSTSVKEDQVAGNIFYFLNTNDGYDASRILNKGFLNEMQKRIVGSMVLAVPHQDVLIIGDIRNDRGYDVLAQMAMSFFANGRVPITALSFIYENGELEPIFILGKNK; from the coding sequence ATGAAAATGGATAGCAAAAAGATGAGAAGGGAATTAGAGACTCGTTTAGCAAAGCAAGAACGGGCAATTTCCTATGATCGCGACAAAGATACACTTAGAATTGAAAGTAAAGCAACAGGGAAAGGAATAACCGTCTCATTACCGGGGATTATCGCCAAATGGCATGCTGAAAAAGAAAAAGCGATTGATGAAGTCGTTTATTATGTGAGTGAAGGCCTGCAAGCAATGGAGGATACGGTTCAATTAACTGATCACGAAAAGAATATCTTTCCTGTCATTCGTTCAACGTCTTTCCCTAAGGAATCAGAGGAGGGAAACCCCTTCTTAAGTGATGAACATACGGCGGAAACGAAAATTTATTACGCATATGACATGGGGAAAACATATCGGTTAATTGACCGTCGTACGATGGAAAGAGAAGGCTGGGAAGCGAACAGAATTAAAGAAATAGCTTTATTTAACGCCAGATCTCTTTCCACTTCCGTAAAGGAAGACCAAGTTGCCGGGAACATCTTTTATTTTCTTAATACCAATGATGGATATGATGCAAGCCGAATCCTAAATAAAGGCTTCCTAAATGAAATGCAGAAACGAATAGTTGGATCGATGGTTTTAGCAGTTCCTCACCAGGATGTATTAATTATTGGAGATATCCGTAATGATAGGGGATATGATGTTCTAGCCCAAATGGCAATGAGTTTCTTTGCAAATGGCCGGGTACCAATCACTGCTTTGTCCTTTATATATGAAAATGGGGAATTAGAGCCCATTTTCATTTTAGGAAAAAATAAATAA
- the murC gene encoding UDP-N-acetylmuramate--L-alanine ligase, translating into MTIYHFVGIKGSGMSALAQVLHDMKFEVQGSDVEKRFFTQLALEQSGIKILPFQKENIKPGMTIIAGNAYPDTHEEIQEAMKLGLPVVRYHRFLGDFMQNFTSVAITGAHGKTSTTGLLAHVIRGAKPTSFLIGDGTGKGQEGAEYFVFEACEYRRHFLSYFPDYAIMTNIDFDHPDYFANIEDVFSAFQEMALQVKKGIFAYGDDEQLQRIQAKVPVLFYGFGEENDYQAKNLVKSTDGTSFDVFIRNTFYDTFSIPTFGDHSVLNALSVIGVCHYEEIDVNIVKEQLLTFQGVKRRFSEKRIGSQILIDDYAHHPTEIKATIDAAKQKYPDKQIVAVFQPHTFTRTQAFLEDFAESLRLADKAYLCEIFGSARENHGKLTIKDLQEKIDGSEILTEENTSELNRYNNSVIVFMGAGDIQKFQESYEKQIIQ; encoded by the coding sequence ATGACTATTTACCATTTTGTAGGTATTAAGGGGTCTGGGATGAGTGCACTTGCACAAGTTCTACACGATATGAAATTTGAGGTTCAAGGCTCCGATGTCGAAAAGCGCTTTTTTACTCAACTTGCCCTTGAACAATCTGGAATTAAAATTCTTCCTTTTCAAAAGGAAAACATCAAGCCGGGGATGACGATTATTGCAGGAAATGCTTACCCTGATACACATGAGGAAATTCAAGAGGCAATGAAGCTTGGACTTCCAGTAGTAAGATACCATCGTTTCTTGGGCGATTTTATGCAGAATTTCACAAGTGTTGCCATTACGGGAGCACATGGGAAAACATCAACGACTGGTTTACTTGCTCATGTTATTAGAGGCGCTAAACCTACTAGCTTTTTAATTGGTGATGGAACAGGAAAGGGACAAGAAGGGGCCGAATACTTTGTATTTGAAGCTTGCGAATACAGAAGGCATTTCCTATCGTATTTCCCAGACTATGCCATTATGACAAACATTGATTTCGATCACCCTGATTATTTTGCCAACATTGAAGATGTATTTTCAGCCTTTCAAGAGATGGCCCTTCAGGTAAAAAAAGGTATTTTTGCTTATGGTGATGATGAGCAGCTTCAGAGAATCCAGGCGAAGGTTCCAGTATTGTTTTATGGGTTTGGCGAGGAAAATGATTATCAGGCAAAAAATCTGGTCAAATCAACTGATGGAACGAGTTTCGATGTATTTATTCGTAATACGTTCTATGACACGTTCTCTATTCCGACCTTTGGTGATCACAGTGTGTTAAATGCTCTATCTGTCATTGGTGTATGTCATTATGAAGAGATTGATGTGAACATCGTAAAAGAACAGTTGCTTACGTTCCAAGGTGTGAAAAGAAGATTCTCTGAAAAGAGAATTGGATCACAAATTCTCATTGATGACTATGCCCATCATCCGACTGAGATTAAAGCAACCATTGATGCGGCAAAGCAGAAATACCCTGATAAGCAGATCGTGGCTGTATTCCAACCACATACTTTCACACGGACACAGGCCTTTTTAGAAGATTTTGCTGAAAGTCTTCGACTAGCGGATAAAGCTTATTTGTGTGAAATCTTTGGATCAGCTCGTGAAAATCATGGGAAGTTGACTATTAAGGATTTACAGGAAAAAATTGATGGCTCTGAGATTTTAACTGAGGAAAATACTTCGGAATTAAATAGATACAATAATAGTGTTATTGTATTTATGGGAGCCGGAGATATTCAAAAATTCCAGGAATCTTATGAAAAACAAATCATTCAATAA
- the ccpA gene encoding catabolite control protein A, with translation MNITIYDVAREANVSMATVSRVVNGNPNVKPVTRKKVLEVIERLGYRPNAVARGLASKKTTTVGVIIPDISNIFFAELARGIEDIATMYKYNIILSNSDQNKDKELHLLNTMLGKQVDGIVFMGGNITPDHVEEFEKSPVPIVLAGSIEESNKIPSVNIDYEEAVYDSVKEFIEKGHKNIAIVVGPLHEPKNAQKKLKGYQRALEEAGLPYNEELIVEGDYTYDSGIEAFEKLLEASERPTAILVGADEMALGVVHGAEDKGYKIPEDFEVITSDNTRLALMVRPQLTTIVQPLYDIGAVAMRLLTKLMNKETVSDQIVVLPHRIEYRQSTK, from the coding sequence GTGAATATAACGATTTATGACGTAGCAAGGGAAGCCAATGTATCTATGGCAACTGTTTCCCGTGTAGTGAATGGAAATCCAAATGTTAAACCCGTTACCCGAAAAAAGGTGTTAGAGGTAATTGAAAGATTAGGGTACCGTCCAAATGCTGTGGCAAGGGGATTGGCTAGTAAAAAAACAACAACTGTCGGTGTGATTATTCCTGACATTTCTAATATCTTCTTTGCAGAATTGGCTCGAGGGATTGAAGATATTGCTACTATGTACAAATACAATATCATTTTAAGTAATTCTGACCAAAATAAAGATAAAGAACTGCATTTACTTAATACTATGCTTGGTAAACAGGTGGATGGAATTGTATTTATGGGTGGAAACATTACACCAGATCATGTGGAGGAATTTGAAAAATCTCCAGTGCCAATCGTCCTTGCGGGGTCCATTGAAGAGTCAAACAAAATTCCTTCTGTTAACATTGATTACGAGGAAGCAGTGTACGATTCGGTAAAAGAATTCATTGAAAAAGGCCACAAGAATATTGCTATTGTGGTTGGTCCGCTTCACGAACCAAAGAACGCTCAGAAAAAACTAAAAGGGTATCAAAGAGCGCTTGAGGAAGCAGGACTTCCATATAACGAGGAGTTAATTGTCGAAGGAGATTATACGTACGATTCAGGAATCGAAGCCTTTGAAAAATTACTTGAAGCAAGTGAAAGACCAACAGCTATCTTAGTAGGAGCAGATGAAATGGCACTAGGAGTGGTTCATGGTGCGGAGGATAAAGGCTATAAAATCCCTGAGGACTTCGAAGTAATCACATCAGACAATACAAGGTTAGCACTAATGGTACGTCCACAGCTAACAACGATTGTACAGCCGTTATATGATATTGGTGCAGTAGCCATGAGACTATTAACAAAATTAATGAATAAAGAAACGGTGTCAGATCAAATTGTTGTCCTGCCACACCGAATAGAGTACAGACAATCGACTAAATAA
- a CDS encoding aminopeptidase: MKDPRIEKLAKNLINYSVQLQKGEKVLIENFGLQRELVTALVKEAYTAGGYPFVLLKDHQVDRALLFGAQEEQFNMMADFEANVMGKMDAYIGLRSGDNISELSDVPDDKMKIQGNTIGKKVHRDIRVPKTKWVVLRYPTSSMAQLAKMSTEAFEDFYFNVCNLDYGKMDQAMDSLVELMNRTDKVRLTGPGTDLTFSIKDIPAIKCAGRLNIPDGEVYTAPVRDSVNGVITYNTPSPYQGFTFENVKLTFKDGKIVEAESNDTSRINKIFDTDEGARYIGEFAIGVNPFILNPMQDILFDEKIAGSFHFTPGQSYDDAYNGNHSNIHWDMVNIQRPEYGGGEIYFDDVLIRKDGLFVLPELEVLNPDNLK, encoded by the coding sequence ATGAAGGATCCTCGTATTGAAAAACTAGCAAAGAATTTAATCAACTACTCCGTACAGCTTCAAAAAGGAGAGAAGGTTTTAATCGAGAATTTTGGACTGCAACGAGAGCTTGTAACTGCACTCGTGAAAGAGGCATATACTGCAGGAGGATATCCATTTGTTCTATTAAAAGATCATCAAGTGGACCGCGCTTTATTATTCGGAGCTCAAGAAGAGCAATTTAACATGATGGCTGATTTTGAAGCAAATGTTATGGGTAAAATGGATGCGTACATAGGACTGCGTTCTGGTGACAACATCAGTGAGCTCTCTGATGTTCCAGATGATAAGATGAAAATTCAAGGTAACACAATTGGCAAAAAGGTGCACCGTGACATTCGCGTGCCAAAAACAAAATGGGTTGTACTTAGATATCCAACATCATCAATGGCTCAATTAGCTAAAATGAGCACCGAAGCATTTGAAGACTTCTATTTCAATGTATGTAATCTTGATTACGGTAAAATGGACCAGGCGATGGACAGCTTAGTGGAACTAATGAACCGAACAGACAAGGTCCGGTTAACTGGCCCTGGAACAGATTTAACCTTCTCTATTAAAGATATCCCTGCGATTAAATGTGCAGGTCGATTAAATATTCCTGATGGTGAAGTGTACACAGCTCCTGTGCGTGATTCTGTGAATGGCGTCATCACTTATAATACACCATCACCATACCAAGGCTTCACCTTCGAAAATGTAAAGCTTACGTTTAAGGATGGAAAAATTGTAGAAGCAGAGTCCAACGATACCAGCCGTATTAATAAGATTTTTGATACGGATGAAGGAGCACGTTATATTGGAGAGTTTGCGATTGGCGTCAATCCGTTTATTCTGAACCCAATGCAGGATATTCTGTTCGATGAAAAAATTGCCGGCAGCTTCCACTTCACGCCTGGACAAAGCTATGATGATGCTTATAACGGCAACCATTCCAATATCCATTGGGACATGGTTAATATCCAACGTCCTGAATATGGCGGAGGAGAAATCTATTTTGATGATGTCCTCATTCGAAAAGACGGCCTATTCGTGCTTCCCGAGTTAGAAGTATTAAATCCTGACAATTTAAAATAA
- a CDS encoding DNA translocase FtsK — protein sequence MQKNSEPPLEIRRRREQKDVEPVKTEVAKPVKEPHSPPRMKGPFHPTEIPSPIFGFNRPKKSETIVEHELSHFLNDEDREQLNFITPIEELMAEKSVNNSDETPDESLLNVKDLEPEYELEPITVEPNIAVESAVSEPQAEPVECEETRIDQLEALPIQPEPKRTRMPFNVMMLKQDKLKWEERSRRKEQEKNLLISEEKSEEISMDTSLDRLLERAIEEPVVQKEEPAPRVFENVEQNTNHGTYILPPSSLLHPPVKEDRDIGWLLEQEELLNLTLKNFNVGASVVNVTQGPSVTRFEVQPEPGVKVNKITNLSDDIKLSLAARDIRIEAPIPGKHTIGIEVPNQKSRPVFINEIIQSKVFQESTSPLTAVMGLDIAGKPIVTDLKKMPHGLIAGATGSGKSVCINTILVSLLCKASPEDLKLLLIDPKVVELAPYNRIPHLVSPVITDVKAATAALKWAVDEMERRYELFAHAGVRDINRFNELALKHKRYSEKLPFIVIIIDELADLMMMSPADVEEAICRIAQKARACGIHLIVATQRPSVDVITGLIKANIPTRIAFSVSSQVDSRTIIDISGAEKLLGRGDMLFLENGSSKPVRLQGTYVSDEEIDLIVEHAREQREPDYLFEQEELLKKAQVIEEEDELFYEACEFIIEQGGASTSSLQRRFKIGYNRAARLMDMLEQNGFITGANGSKPREVLITEADLMAIQE from the coding sequence ATACAGAAGAATTCAGAACCCCCTCTTGAAATTAGACGGAGAAGGGAACAGAAGGATGTTGAGCCTGTAAAAACTGAAGTGGCAAAACCGGTTAAAGAACCGCATTCACCACCGAGAATGAAAGGACCATTTCATCCGACAGAGATTCCTTCTCCTATTTTCGGGTTTAATAGGCCAAAGAAGTCGGAGACGATTGTAGAGCATGAATTAAGTCACTTTTTAAATGATGAAGATAGAGAGCAACTAAACTTTATAACACCAATTGAAGAGTTAATGGCTGAGAAATCTGTAAACAATTCAGATGAAACTCCAGATGAAAGTCTATTAAATGTAAAAGACTTAGAACCTGAATATGAACTTGAACCAATAACTGTTGAACCAAATATTGCGGTTGAATCAGCTGTTTCTGAACCTCAAGCAGAACCAGTTGAATGTGAAGAAACCCGAATCGATCAGCTTGAAGCTTTGCCTATCCAGCCTGAACCCAAACGTACTCGCATGCCTTTTAATGTGATGATGTTAAAGCAGGATAAGCTCAAGTGGGAAGAAAGAAGTCGAAGAAAGGAACAAGAGAAGAATCTTCTCATAAGTGAAGAAAAGTCGGAAGAAATATCAATGGATACATCTTTAGATCGACTATTAGAGAGGGCAATAGAAGAGCCAGTTGTTCAAAAGGAGGAACCAGCTCCACGCGTTTTTGAAAATGTAGAGCAGAATACGAATCATGGCACGTATATACTTCCTCCATCGAGTTTATTACACCCTCCAGTAAAAGAAGATAGGGATATCGGGTGGTTATTAGAACAGGAAGAGCTTTTAAATCTTACCCTCAAAAACTTTAATGTCGGTGCAAGTGTGGTCAATGTGACACAAGGGCCATCTGTTACCCGTTTTGAAGTGCAGCCCGAACCGGGAGTAAAAGTGAATAAGATTACGAACCTAAGTGACGATATTAAATTAAGTCTGGCGGCCAGAGATATTCGGATTGAAGCACCTATTCCTGGAAAGCATACTATTGGGATCGAAGTGCCAAATCAAAAGTCAAGACCTGTCTTTATTAATGAAATTATCCAAAGTAAGGTTTTCCAAGAGTCAACGTCTCCACTAACTGCAGTCATGGGACTGGACATTGCAGGGAAGCCGATTGTAACTGACTTGAAGAAAATGCCGCACGGACTTATTGCCGGGGCTACTGGTTCAGGTAAGAGTGTATGTATCAATACAATTTTAGTTAGTTTGTTGTGTAAGGCTAGTCCAGAGGATCTAAAGCTCTTGCTGATCGACCCAAAAGTGGTAGAACTCGCACCCTATAATCGCATTCCACATCTTGTTAGCCCGGTCATTACCGATGTAAAGGCCGCAACAGCTGCATTAAAATGGGCAGTGGATGAAATGGAAAGAAGATATGAGCTATTTGCACATGCTGGCGTGCGTGATATCAATCGCTTTAATGAGTTAGCGCTAAAGCATAAGCGATATTCTGAAAAGCTTCCATTTATTGTAATCATCATAGATGAATTAGCCGATTTAATGATGATGTCACCAGCCGATGTAGAAGAGGCAATTTGCAGAATTGCTCAAAAAGCAAGAGCATGTGGTATTCATCTTATCGTTGCCACGCAGAGACCTTCGGTTGATGTTATTACTGGGTTAATTAAAGCCAATATCCCTACAAGAATTGCCTTTTCTGTTTCTTCCCAAGTTGATTCACGGACTATCATTGATATTAGCGGGGCTGAGAAATTATTAGGCCGTGGGGACATGTTATTTTTAGAAAATGGGTCATCTAAACCAGTAAGGTTGCAGGGAACTTACGTATCCGATGAAGAAATCGATCTGATCGTTGAGCATGCAAGGGAGCAGAGGGAGCCTGACTATTTATTTGAACAAGAAGAACTTCTAAAGAAGGCACAGGTAATAGAGGAAGAAGATGAACTTTTTTATGAAGCGTGTGAGTTTATTATTGAACAAGGTGGAGCGTCCACCTCTAGTTTGCAGCGTCGCTTTAAAATAGGCTATAACAGAGCGGCAAGATTAATGGATATGCTTGAGCAAAATGGCTTTATTACAGGTGCAAACGGAAGTAAGCCTCGAGAAGTTTTAATAACAGAGGCAGATTTAATGGCGATACAAGAATAG
- a CDS encoding DUF948 domain-containing protein translates to MQIILYLSVALIAIAFLVLVIYLSATLKSLQVTLTSVSKTLTGLEKQLDGVTSETTLLLQKTNALAEDIQQKSEGLNSVVDAVKDVGVTVSKFNGTLLNLTNTVDQQVEDSKEKISQIVQWSNVILELKDKWQARKQTKNEKVSEEIVRKVRAH, encoded by the coding sequence ATGCAAATTATTTTATACTTAAGCGTAGCCCTAATTGCTATTGCGTTTTTGGTGTTAGTTATTTATTTATCGGCAACGCTCAAATCACTTCAGGTTACACTTACAAGCGTTTCAAAAACACTGACAGGATTAGAAAAACAACTGGATGGAGTAACAAGCGAAACCACATTACTTTTACAAAAAACAAATGCATTGGCTGAAGATATTCAGCAAAAATCTGAAGGTTTAAATAGTGTGGTAGATGCAGTTAAGGATGTTGGGGTGACCGTTAGTAAATTTAACGGAACATTGCTTAACTTAACTAATACTGTTGACCAGCAAGTGGAAGATAGTAAAGAGAAAATATCACAAATCGTTCAATGGAGCAATGTAATCCTTGAATTGAAAGATAAATGGCAGGCTAGAAAACAAACTAAGAATGAAAAAGTTTCAGAAGAAATAGTACGAAAGGTAAGAGCACATTAA